One stretch of Malus domestica chromosome 14, GDT2T_hap1 DNA includes these proteins:
- the LOC108170028 gene encoding uncharacterized protein: MSFRKQLSGNMKRKKKAKDNEIAESLRGSLNKFFSTKNESVENLRENNVGEEPQNVIGESHDHENGSDLEENVGDESQDHENGGDVDLNVDDDHIGVEENIESSEPIFHINIYDPRVWDGLNAEMRDLLVENGPIRETNLTYPKDKLSRKFSSHYYDRKLPTGEIYDRKWLVYSKELDKVFCFCCKLFKTIASKSELAKDGISDWRHLGVKLDQHEKSKEHLTNLRTWVELKSRLTTNQTIDKEFQMRIKKETNHWKQVMLRIIAVVKCLAIRNLAFRGTNERPYEDSNGNFLGLLEMIAEFDPIMQKHFRLIENKEIHHHYLSHKIQNELIATLASKVKTAIIKKVKEAKFFSVILDCTPDASHVEQMTLILRCVDLSSRSINIREYFMEFLSVEDTSGQGLFNELQDVLKSLDLDIDNVRGQGYDNGSNMRGKHQGVQKRLLDINPRAFYMPCGSHCLNLIVCDMASSCLKAKSFFGACQCIYTVFSNSTKHWNILLEHIDGLTLKSLSTTRWESHIESVKAIKSQVAQVRNALFTLVEITENPQLSRDAECLASGELSSFDFVLSLVIWYDILLKINMVSKKLQSEDMRLDVAVKALEALVTFFENYRETGFASAMRDAKEIALESEIDPVFQTKRHRPRKIHHDEVDGNEREQQSAEESFRTDYFLVIVDIALSQLKHRFEQLKAFEYIFGFLFDAPKLISLDDQQLKENCMNLEAHLKHGNTMDVDGADLCSELQVLQMMLPEGAFFSNNPWTSMEIANFVKETDMCPNVLIAYRVLLTVPVTVASAERSFSKLKLLKSYLRTTMTQDRLNGLAILCIEKDEIEDLEYDDIIDDFASKNARRQFLKG; encoded by the coding sequence ATGTCTTTTAGGAAACAACTCTCTGgtaatatgaaaagaaaaaaaaaggcaaaggatAACGAAATTGCCGAAAGTTTAAGAGGATCTCTTAATAAATTTTTCTCTACAAAGAATGAGTCagttgaaaatttgagagaaaataaTGTTGGTGAAGAGCCACAAAATGTTATTGGGGAGTCTCATGATCATGAAAATGGTAGTGATTTAGAAGAAAATgttggtgatgagtctcaagatCATGAAAATGGTGGTGATGTGGATTTAAATGTTGATGATGATCATATTGGTGTAGAGGAAAATATTGAATCTTCTGAACCTATTTTCCATATAAACATTTATGATCCAAGAGTTTGGGATGGTCTTAATGCAGAAATGAGAGACTTGCTTGTAGAAAATGGGCCAATTCGAGAAACTAATCTCACTTATCCTAAGGACAAACTCTCTAGAAAATTTTCCTCACACTACTATGATCGAAAATTACCAACGGGTGAAATTTATGATAGGAAATGGCTCGTGTACTCAAAAGAGTTGGATaaagtcttttgcttttgttgtaaattgtttAAAACAATTGCCTCAAAAAGTGAGTTAGCAAAAGATGGAATTAGTGATTGGAGACATCTTGGTGTGAAACTTGACCAACATGAAAAGAGTAAAGAACATCTTACTAATTTGAGAACTTGGGTTGAGTTGAAAAGTAGATTGACAACAAATCAGACAATTGATAAAGAATTTCAAATGCGAATCAAGAAAGAGACAAATCATTGGAAACAAGTGATGCTTAGAATTATTGCTGTTGTGAAATGTCTTGCTATACGTAATTTAGCATTTCGTGGAACAAATGAAAGACCTTATGAAGACTCTAATGGAAACTTCTTAGGTTTACTTGAAATGATTGCGGAGTTTGATCCAATAATGCAAAAGCATTTTCGACTCATTGAGAATAAAGAGATTCATCACCACTATTTGAGccataaaattcaaaatgagtTGATAGctactttagcttcaaaagtcaaaaccgcAATCATTAAAAAGGTTAAAgaagccaaatttttttctgTCATTCTTGATTGTACTCCTGATGCAAGTCATGTGGAACAAATGACTTTAATTTTGAGATGTGTTGACTTGTCAAGTAGGTCAATAAATATAAGGGAGTATTTCATGGAGTTTTTAAGTGTGGAAGATACATCAGGACAAGGACTTTTTAATGAGTTGCAAGATGTCCTAAAGTCTCTTGATCTTGATATTGATAATGTGAGGGGACAAGGTTATGATAATGGATCTAACATGAGAGGGAAACACCAAGGTGTCCAAAAAAGATTGCTAGACATAAATCCCAGAGCATTTTACATGCCATGTGGTTCtcattgtcttaatttaatagtTTGTGATATGGCAAGTTCATGTCTTAAAGCAAAATCTTTTTTTGGAGCATGTCAATGCATATATACGGTGTTTTCCAACTCTACAAAGCATTGGAATATTTTGCTTGAACATATTGATGGTTTAACTTTGAAGTCATTGTCAACTACTCGATGGGAAAGTCACATTGAAAGTGTTAAAGCAATTAAATCCCAAGTAGCCCAAGTTAGAAATGCTTTGTTTACGTTGGTGGAAATTACTGAGAATCCCCAATTGAGTAGGGATGCAGAATGTTTAGCATCAGGAGAACTTTCCAGTTTTGATTTTGTATTAAGTTTGGTTATTTGGTATGacattttgttgaagattaacatggtgagcaaaaaattacaatcTGAAGACATGCGTCTTGATGTTGCTGTAAAGGCTTTGGAAGCACTTGTTAccttttttgaaaactacagAGAAACTGGTTTTGCTTCTGCCATGCGTGATGCTAAAGAAATTGCACTTGAATCGGAAATTGACCCTGTTTTTCAAACTAAACGTCATAGACCTAGAAAAATACAtcatgatgaagttgatggtaATGAGAGGGAACAACAGTCTGCTGAAGAATCATTTAGAACAGATTATTTTCTTGTTATAGTGGATATTGCTCTTTCTCAACTGAAACACAGGTTTGAACAGTTAAAGGCTTTTGAATATATTTTTGGCTTCTTGTTTGATGCACCGAAGTTGATTTCATTGGATGATCaacaactaaaagaaaattgtatgaATCTTGAAGCACATTTGAAACATGGAAATACCATGGATGTAGATGGAGCCGACTTATGTTCCGAGTTACAGGTGTTGCAAATGATGTTACCTGAAGGAGCATTTTTCTCTAATAACCCTTGGACATCCATGGAAATAgcaaactttgtaaaagaaaCTGACATGTGTCCTAATGTCTTGATTGCTTATCGTGTACTGTTGACTGTACCTGTGACCGTGGCATCTGCAGAaagaagtttttcaaaattgaaattattaaaatcTTACTTGCGGACCACTATGACTCAAGATAGGCTAAATGGATTAGCAATCTTATGCATTGAAAAGGATGAGATTGAAGACTTGGAGTAtgatgatataattgatgattttgcttcaaaaaATGCCAGAAGACAATTTCTTAAAGGTTGA